The genomic stretch AACAGCGCCACGAGGTAGGCGAAGCTGAGGCCGATGTTGAGGATCAGCTCGCCGGCCGAGCCCGCGCCCTCCAGGATCGGGCTGAGCAGGGCCAGATAGAACGCGAGGAACAGGTCCTCGATGACGATGATGCCCAGGATGACCGGGGTCTCGGCGTTGGCCAGCCGGCGCATCTCGATGAGCAGCTTGGTGGCGATCGCCGACGACGAGATGCCGACCGCGCCGGCGATCACGAACGCCTCGGACGTGCCCCAGCCCAGGGCGAAGCCCAGCCCGAGGCCGGCGCTGATGTTGAGGCCGATGTACGCACCGGCCGCCCAGAACAGCCGTTTGCCGCTGCCCAGCACCTGTTCGACCGGGAACTCCAGGCCCAGGTGGAACAGCAGGATGACCAGCCCGAACATGGCCAGCATGTCGAGGTCGGCGGGGTGCTCGAAGGCGACCGGGCCGGCCGTGCTGGGGCCGAGCAGGATGCCCGCCAGCATGAAGAAGGGCACGGTGGGCAGGCTCAGGCGCCGCCCGAAACGGGCGAGCAGGCCGGCCACCAGGATCAGGGCGCCCAGCCCGATGAGGTTCGCGTGCACGTGTTCCGTTCCGCTCAGTCCGTGAAGAAGGTGCCGGCCAGGACGGCGCCGATCTTGCGGGCCTGCTCCTCGGTCAGCTCGACCACCGCGGCCGGCTCGTCACTGCGCGACGTGAACACGTACAGGTGGCGCTTGCCGTCACGCGACACCACGATCGACACGCGCTCGCCGTCGGACGAGCGGAGGTCGACGTCGTAACGGGTGCCGAGCCCCGGAAGCTCCTGGATGTGAACGCCTTTGCCCATAACCGCAGATCCTAGGGGCACCCGAGGGCCGCTGACCAGGCGCGCACGGCCGCGGCGGCGCTCGGGGCCCGGAGGGTTGGTAGTCCCGTCGGCGGGTATCCCTCGGTGGCGCAGACGTGATCCACCCCATCGGCGAGAATGACCGGCAACACGTTCGCGCAGGGTTACGCGGCGCCAGGCGGGGCATGACGCTTCCGCCGTGGTGCCGGCAGCTGTGGGCGATCGCAGCGCACGACGGTCGAGGGGTGGGAGCACGACATGCAGGTTTGGCCTGGTCATCGGTACCCGTTGGGTGCCTCGTACGACGGCACGGGCACGAACTTCGCGATTTACTCCGAGGGGGCCGAGGCGGTCGAGCTGTGCCTGTTCGACCCGTCCGGTAACGAGCGCAAGGTCCAGCTGCACGAGCAGGACGCGTTCGTGTGGCACGCCTACCTCCCGGGGGTCGAGCCGGGTCAGCGCTACGGCTACCGCATGTACGGGCCGTACGACCCGTCGCGCGGCCTGCGCTACAACCCCCACAAGCTGCTGCTCGACCCGTACGCGAGGGCGGTCGACGCCGACATCGAGTGGCACCCGGCGATGTACGCGTACGACCTGGAGAACCCGGATCAGATGTCCGACCTCGACTCGGCGCCGTACATGGCCAAGGGCGTGGTCGTGAACCCGTACTTCGACTGGGGCAACGATCGCCGGCCGGACATCCCGTACCACCACTCGGTGATCTACGAGACCCATGTCAAGGGGCTCACCGAGCGTCACCCCGAGGTGCCCAAGGACATGCGCGGCAGCTACTCGGCGATCGGCCATCCCGCGATCATCGAGCACCTCAAGAGCCTGGGCGTGACAGCGGTCGAACTGATGCCGGTGCACCAGTTCGTGCACGACAACCGGCTGCACGACCTGGGCCTGCGCAACTACTGGGGTTACAACACGCTCGGCTTCTTCGCGCCCTACCACGGCTACTCGTCGACCGGCACCCTCGGCCAGCAGACCCAGGAGTTCCGGGGCATGGTCAAGGCGCTGCACAAGGCGGGGATGGAGGTCATCCTCGACGTGGTCTACAACCACACCGCGGAGGGCAACCACCTCGGCCCGACCATGAGCCTCAAGGGCATCGACAACCGGACGTACTACCGGCTCGTCGACGATCAGCCGCAGTTCTACATGGACTACACCGGCACCGGTAACAGCCTCAA from Paractinoplanes brasiliensis encodes the following:
- a CDS encoding potassium transporter TrkA, producing the protein MGKGVHIQELPGLGTRYDVDLRSSDGERVSIVVSRDGKRHLYVFTSRSDEPAAVVELTEEQARKIGAVLAGTFFTD